Proteins from a genomic interval of Paraburkholderia sp. FT54:
- a CDS encoding DUF2934 domain-containing protein: MTQRLVDVLDSSGTVLHTYPITHGEPDDVANDAAYEAKALEAAAHSHLVPDAELGNLSARMHVNRGGQMAPYGDDRPGRSETKADLEQTVRERAYFLWQQDGCPEGRAAEYWHRALDPRLRERAYELWDQEGRPEGRADGYWRRICDFEAR, encoded by the coding sequence ATGACGCAACGACTGGTCGACGTGCTGGACAGCAGCGGCACGGTCCTGCATACGTATCCCATTACTCACGGAGAACCGGATGACGTGGCCAATGACGCTGCGTACGAAGCAAAGGCGCTGGAGGCGGCCGCGCACAGCCACCTGGTTCCTGACGCCGAGCTTGGCAACCTGAGTGCCAGAATGCACGTCAATCGCGGCGGGCAGATGGCGCCGTACGGGGACGACCGGCCCGGCCGTTCGGAAACGAAGGCGGACCTCGAGCAGACCGTGCGCGAACGCGCCTACTTTCTCTGGCAACAGGACGGGTGTCCCGAGGGGCGGGCAGCTGAATACTGGCATCGCGCACTTGACCCGCGCCTGCGCGAGCGCGCCTATGAACTGTGGGATCAGGAAGGCCGGCCCGAAGGGCGGGCTGATGGATACTGGCGCCGGATCTGCGACTTTGAGGCGCGGTGA
- the fdxA gene encoding ferredoxin FdxA produces the protein MTHVVTEGCIKCRYTDCVDVCPVDCFREGPNFLAIDPDECIDCAVCVAECPVNAIYADEDVPGDQQNFIRLNAELARNWPPITETKAPLAEADQFRDVKDKLGLLER, from the coding sequence ATGACTCACGTTGTTACCGAAGGCTGCATCAAATGTCGCTATACCGATTGCGTGGACGTGTGCCCGGTGGACTGCTTTCGGGAAGGGCCGAACTTTCTGGCGATCGATCCCGACGAATGCATCGACTGCGCCGTCTGCGTGGCGGAGTGCCCTGTGAACGCGATCTACGCGGACGAAGATGTCCCCGGCGATCAGCAGAATTTCATCAGACTGAACGCAGAACTCGCGCGCAACTGGCCACCCATTACGGAGACGAAGGCACCGCTCGCGGAAGCGGATCAGTTCAGGGACGTAAAGGACAAGCTCGGTCTGCTGGAGCGTTGA
- the dnaK gene encoding molecular chaperone DnaK, whose amino-acid sequence MGKIIGIDLGTTNSCVAIMEGNQVRVIENAEGARTTPSIVAYLNNGETLVGAPAKRQAVTNPANTLFAVKRLIGRRFEEKEVQKDIGLMPYRIMKADNGDAWVEVRGRKLAPPQISAEVLRKMKKTAEDYLGEPVTEAVITVPAYFNDSQRQATKDAGRIAGLEVKRIINEPTAAALAFGLDRKESRDRKIAVFDLGGGTFDISLIEIGDVHGEKQFEVLSTNGDTFLGGEDFDQRIIDYIIGEFKKEQGVDLSKDVLALQRLKESAEKAKIELSSSQQTEINLPYITADASGPKHLNLKLTRAKLEALVEELIDRTIEPCRIAIRDAGVAVQKIDDVILVGGQTRMPKVQDKVREVFGREPRRDVNPDEAVAVGAAIQGQVLSGDRKDVLLLDVTPLSLGIETRGGVMTKMIEKNTTIPTRFSEIFSTADDNQGAVTIKVCQGEREMASGNKLLGEFNLEGIPPAPRGMPQIEVSFDIDANGILHVGAKDKATGKENRITIKANSGLSEAEIDGMMKEAEAHADEDRQLRELVDSRNHGDALVHSTRKALAEYGEKLDAGEKEKIDIAIRGLEDALKGSDRAEIDAKAQALAAASQKLGEKVYAGMQAAPGGDDAAAGAVGAGATSRDASQPDDDVIDAEFREVRK is encoded by the coding sequence ATGGGCAAGATCATTGGCATCGACCTTGGCACGACCAACTCGTGCGTGGCGATCATGGAAGGCAATCAGGTCAGGGTGATCGAGAACGCCGAGGGCGCGCGCACCACGCCGTCGATCGTCGCCTATCTGAACAATGGCGAAACGCTGGTCGGTGCGCCCGCCAAGCGCCAGGCTGTGACCAATCCCGCGAACACGCTGTTCGCGGTCAAGCGCCTGATCGGCCGCCGCTTCGAGGAAAAGGAAGTGCAGAAAGACATCGGCCTGATGCCGTACAGGATCATGAAGGCCGACAATGGCGACGCATGGGTCGAGGTGCGCGGGCGGAAGCTTGCGCCGCCGCAAATCTCGGCGGAAGTGCTACGCAAGATGAAGAAAACCGCTGAAGACTATCTCGGCGAGCCGGTCACCGAAGCGGTGATTACGGTTCCCGCGTACTTCAACGACAGCCAGCGTCAGGCGACCAAGGACGCCGGCCGCATCGCCGGTCTTGAGGTGAAGCGGATCATCAACGAACCGACCGCCGCCGCGCTCGCATTCGGACTGGACCGGAAAGAAAGCCGGGACCGCAAGATCGCCGTGTTCGACCTCGGCGGTGGCACGTTCGACATTTCCCTTATCGAAATTGGCGACGTGCATGGCGAGAAGCAGTTCGAGGTCCTGTCCACGAACGGCGACACGTTCCTCGGTGGTGAAGACTTCGACCAGCGCATCATCGACTACATCATCGGCGAGTTCAAAAAGGAACAGGGGGTTGATCTGTCGAAAGACGTGCTCGCGCTGCAACGCCTGAAGGAATCGGCTGAAAAGGCAAAGATCGAACTGTCGTCGAGCCAGCAGACCGAAATCAACCTGCCGTACATCACGGCGGACGCGTCGGGTCCGAAGCACCTGAACCTGAAGCTCACCCGCGCAAAACTCGAAGCGCTGGTGGAAGAGCTGATCGACCGCACGATCGAACCGTGCCGCATCGCCATCAGGGACGCCGGCGTAGCGGTTCAGAAGATCGACGACGTGATTCTGGTCGGTGGCCAGACGCGCATGCCGAAGGTGCAGGACAAGGTCAGGGAAGTCTTCGGCAGGGAGCCGCGCCGTGACGTGAACCCGGATGAAGCGGTGGCGGTGGGCGCCGCGATCCAGGGTCAGGTTCTGTCCGGTGACCGCAAGGATGTGCTGCTGCTCGACGTGACGCCGCTGTCGCTCGGGATCGAAACCCGGGGTGGCGTGATGACAAAAATGATTGAGAAAAACACCACGATTCCGACCCGGTTCTCGGAGATATTCTCCACCGCCGACGACAACCAGGGCGCCGTGACCATCAAGGTCTGTCAGGGCGAACGCGAAATGGCCAGCGGCAACAAGCTGCTGGGCGAGTTTAACCTCGAGGGCATTCCGCCCGCACCGCGTGGCATGCCGCAGATCGAGGTGAGCTTCGACATTGACGCAAATGGCATTCTGCACGTCGGCGCGAAAGACAAGGCGACCGGCAAGGAAAACCGCATCACGATCAAGGCGAACTCGGGCCTGTCCGAAGCCGAAATTGACGGGATGATGAAGGAAGCCGAAGCCCACGCCGACGAAGACCGCCAGCTGCGTGAGCTGGTCGATTCCCGGAACCACGGAGATGCGCTCGTTCACAGCACGAGGAAGGCGCTCGCCGAATACGGCGAAAAGCTGGATGCGGGCGAGAAGGAGAAAATCGACATCGCGATCAGGGGACTCGAGGATGCGCTAAAGGGTTCCGACCGGGCGGAGATCGATGCGAAGGCGCAGGCGCTTGCCGCGGCTTCGCAGAAACTGGGTGAAAAGGTCTACGCCGGCATGCAGGCTGCTCCGGGCGGTGATGACGCAGCGGCGGGTGCCGTCGGCGCAGGTGCAACGTCCCGTGATGCGAGCCAGCCGGATGACGACGTGATCGACGCCGAGTTCAGGGAAGTGCGCAAATGA
- a CDS encoding response regulator receiver protein — MTAVDSQSVVVAHADVSVGESIALLLRLKGFVAVATSTMENLGLMLEHWKPCALLIDTRLCRADDFRFVRHAVTDPAFGSVLIVAMTNIFPTETPRDMKRIGFDGLCRRPCPVWRLADALAAHFRPPSDNR, encoded by the coding sequence GTGACTGCGGTCGACTCTCAAAGCGTGGTCGTTGCCCACGCCGACGTTTCGGTTGGAGAGTCGATCGCATTGCTGCTGCGGTTAAAAGGGTTTGTCGCCGTAGCCACGTCGACCATGGAGAATCTGGGTCTGATGCTGGAGCATTGGAAGCCGTGCGCGTTGCTGATCGACACTCGCCTGTGTCGAGCCGACGACTTCCGGTTCGTCCGGCATGCGGTCACCGACCCCGCATTCGGCAGCGTCCTGATTGTTGCGATGACTAACATCTTTCCAACAGAAACTCCGCGCGACATGAAGCGGATTGGTTTTGACGGCCTTTGTCGCCGGCCGTGTCCAGTCTGGAGACTGGCAGATGCGCTTGCGGCGCATTTTCGCCCGCCGTCGGATAACCGCTAG
- a CDS encoding CheR family methyltransferase, whose product MMADTRKSSDGAQRDRPDFAVIGIGASAGGVQALLRLFETVPPAPGVAFVVVLHLSPDHISHAHDVIQNVTGLRVRQVTGAVPLERDNVYVIAPGKLLSMVDGHLRLSEPELPRLPPTSIDVFFRSLAEAHGSRAVSVILSGSGSDGSVGIARVREHGGITIVQQPEEAEYGEMPRNAIATGDVDLVLPVAEIVPRVLTLVRNAAEIVLPSPSDDAADNVAQVSASEGDPVDEVLDLLQQRARHDFTHYKRGTILRRIERRMQVNGLASTAAYRDFLSANPDETPRLLADMLIGVTNFFRDPQAFEALDKVVVSKLIKNLQGREEIRAWVPACATGEEAFSIAIMLSEAARRLPDRPRVSVYATDIDERAISIARTGNYPGAIANDISPSRLARYFDKVGNRYRLVKSVRDMVIFAPHNILRDPPFSRVDLISCRNLLIYLDRRAQTRVLESFHFALRPGGYLFLGSAESADFAAGLFAPVDKHRKIYRALPDATKSGLPAFPVAPAPTAAAGQTFFATSGSAKPADPTLPDQPHALDLFGPPVIIMRADGEIVHRSANANGLTRDARGTRVRNLFDVVRADAHATVRRAIERCLNNARRDEERVVPFEAAPGTIPVDLSMRPYRDPGYEENLVWVICDPVTPLPEAQEKLVEDDATVGSLRRALAGSEERLRSSLESGQNSIEELRASNEELQAMNEELRSATEELEASREELQSLNEELITVNAELMTKVQESARISDDLQNLISLVGVATIFVDRTLSIKRYTSPAESLFNILPGDQGRPLQHLTHRLDYPAMIDDLRTAFESLKKTEREISSSDGRSFLARVLPYRTDDDRIDGAVLAFIDITGQKVAQDHARASAEKLKLAAQAINDFAIIVLDQDGTVVSWNVGAGRIFGFQAEDMLGQPLDAIFTPEDRAGGVAGLERQKATENGRAEDERWHLRKDGNRVFCSGFLSRIDVPGFSGFAKIVHDATRRKLAEGEQQQVLAQERAAYTEVQERSRLKDEFIAVLSHELKNPLNLIHMKAEMLARLPEIQHIGPIQEIADAIQKSVNTQAQIIDDLLDFSRVTTGKLSLRVAPTDVSAIVRSIAETVQNDATQAAIDLRVELPETPILIRGDAVRVEQIVWNLVSNALKFTPAGGRVTVRLSLEAGQARIEVADTGVGIAPDVIASIFDMFQQAPSVAHHTRRGGLGIGLSLVRQLAGLHGGTVEAVSEGPGHGSRFVVRLPADASFSRRQAGKRPADLSVFRGKSILLVEDSPEALAAMSDLFAIYEAHVTGATTASGALQTAKQQTFDLVITDVTLPDFDGYWLAGSIKALPEYAAVQIIAVTGRPVVQEERRARESGCDACLAKPFHLEALADIVWRKETGGSK is encoded by the coding sequence ATGATGGCCGACACACGGAAGAGCAGTGATGGCGCACAACGCGACCGCCCGGACTTTGCTGTAATCGGCATTGGCGCTTCGGCAGGTGGCGTCCAGGCGCTCCTGCGTCTTTTCGAGACGGTGCCGCCCGCGCCGGGCGTTGCTTTTGTGGTCGTCCTCCACCTGTCGCCTGACCATATCAGCCATGCGCACGACGTGATCCAGAATGTCACTGGCCTGCGCGTCAGGCAGGTGACCGGCGCCGTTCCGCTGGAACGGGACAATGTCTATGTGATTGCGCCGGGCAAGCTGCTGTCGATGGTCGATGGGCATCTTCGGCTGTCGGAGCCGGAGTTGCCGCGGCTGCCTCCGACCAGCATCGATGTGTTTTTTCGCAGCCTTGCGGAAGCACACGGCTCGCGCGCGGTGTCCGTCATTCTTTCCGGTTCGGGCTCCGACGGCTCGGTGGGCATTGCGCGGGTGCGCGAACACGGCGGCATTACAATCGTGCAGCAGCCCGAGGAAGCCGAGTATGGCGAAATGCCCCGAAACGCGATCGCGACGGGGGACGTCGACCTGGTGCTGCCCGTAGCCGAAATTGTCCCAAGAGTGCTGACGCTGGTCAGGAACGCGGCAGAGATTGTCCTGCCGTCGCCGTCGGACGATGCGGCCGACAACGTTGCGCAGGTGTCTGCGAGCGAGGGCGATCCGGTCGACGAAGTGCTGGATCTCCTTCAGCAACGCGCCCGCCATGATTTTACCCACTACAAGCGTGGCACCATCCTGCGCCGGATCGAGCGGCGCATGCAGGTCAACGGGCTGGCGAGCACCGCGGCGTACCGCGACTTCCTGTCCGCCAATCCGGACGAGACGCCCAGGCTACTGGCCGACATGCTGATCGGCGTGACCAATTTTTTCCGGGACCCGCAGGCATTCGAAGCACTGGACAAAGTGGTTGTGTCGAAGTTGATAAAGAACCTCCAGGGACGTGAGGAGATTCGCGCGTGGGTGCCGGCGTGTGCGACCGGCGAAGAGGCGTTCTCCATCGCCATCATGCTCAGTGAAGCAGCGCGCAGGCTGCCGGACCGGCCCCGCGTGAGCGTCTATGCAACCGATATCGACGAGCGCGCCATTTCAATCGCGCGGACGGGCAACTACCCGGGTGCCATTGCCAACGACATTTCGCCGTCCCGTCTGGCCCGGTATTTCGACAAGGTCGGCAACCGGTACCGGCTCGTCAAGTCGGTGCGGGACATGGTCATCTTTGCACCGCACAACATTCTGCGGGATCCCCCCTTTTCCCGCGTTGACCTGATTTCCTGCCGCAACCTGCTGATCTATCTGGACCGGCGCGCGCAGACCCGCGTCCTCGAGAGCTTCCATTTTGCGTTGCGCCCCGGTGGCTACCTCTTTCTGGGCAGCGCCGAGTCGGCCGACTTCGCCGCCGGGCTTTTTGCGCCTGTCGACAAGCACCGGAAGATCTACCGGGCACTGCCTGATGCCACAAAAAGCGGCCTGCCCGCTTTTCCTGTCGCACCGGCGCCTACGGCTGCCGCAGGCCAGACATTTTTCGCGACATCAGGCAGCGCAAAACCGGCCGACCCAACTCTGCCCGATCAGCCACACGCGCTCGACCTCTTCGGGCCGCCGGTCATCATCATGCGTGCGGACGGCGAAATCGTCCATCGTTCCGCCAATGCAAACGGGCTGACGCGCGACGCGCGCGGCACCCGCGTGCGCAATCTGTTCGACGTTGTGCGTGCCGATGCGCACGCCACGGTCCGACGCGCAATCGAGCGTTGTCTGAATAACGCGCGGCGCGACGAGGAGCGGGTTGTGCCGTTCGAGGCGGCTCCCGGAACGATTCCGGTCGACCTGTCGATGCGGCCTTACCGCGATCCGGGGTACGAGGAAAACCTGGTCTGGGTGATCTGCGATCCGGTGACTCCGCTTCCCGAAGCGCAGGAGAAACTGGTTGAAGACGATGCAACTGTCGGTTCGCTCAGGAGGGCGCTGGCCGGCAGCGAAGAGCGGCTGCGCAGTTCCCTGGAATCCGGACAGAACTCGATCGAGGAACTGAGAGCGTCCAACGAAGAATTGCAGGCGATGAACGAGGAGCTACGCTCGGCGACCGAAGAACTGGAGGCGAGCCGTGAGGAACTGCAATCGCTCAATGAAGAGCTGATTACGGTCAATGCCGAACTGATGACAAAGGTGCAGGAGTCGGCGCGGATCAGCGACGATCTCCAGAACCTGATTTCACTGGTCGGCGTCGCGACCATCTTCGTCGACCGGACGCTCAGTATCAAGCGCTATACGTCGCCGGCAGAGAGTCTGTTCAATATTCTGCCTGGCGACCAGGGCCGTCCTCTCCAGCATCTGACGCACAGGCTCGACTATCCCGCGATGATCGACGATCTGCGCACCGCGTTTGAGAGCCTGAAGAAGACGGAGCGCGAAATCTCAAGCAGCGACGGCCGCAGTTTTCTGGCCCGGGTATTGCCGTACCGCACCGATGACGACCGGATTGACGGTGCGGTCCTGGCATTCATCGACATCACCGGGCAGAAAGTCGCGCAGGACCATGCGCGTGCCAGCGCCGAGAAGCTGAAGCTGGCGGCACAGGCCATCAACGATTTCGCCATCATCGTGCTCGACCAGGACGGGACGGTCGTCAGCTGGAACGTGGGAGCCGGGCGTATTTTCGGTTTTCAGGCGGAGGACATGCTGGGGCAACCGCTTGACGCCATTTTCACGCCGGAGGATCGCGCGGGCGGCGTGGCGGGCCTCGAACGACAGAAGGCGACGGAAAACGGGCGCGCCGAGGATGAGCGCTGGCATCTCAGGAAGGACGGAAACCGTGTTTTCTGTAGCGGTTTTCTGAGTCGCATCGATGTTCCCGGGTTTTCGGGCTTTGCCAAGATCGTGCACGATGCAACCCGTCGCAAGCTGGCGGAGGGCGAACAGCAGCAGGTCCTTGCCCAGGAGCGCGCGGCGTACACCGAGGTCCAGGAACGCAGCCGCCTGAAGGATGAATTTATTGCTGTCCTGTCACACGAGCTGAAGAATCCGTTGAACCTGATCCACATGAAGGCGGAAATGCTGGCCCGTCTTCCTGAAATCCAGCACATCGGCCCGATCCAGGAAATTGCCGACGCGATCCAGAAGTCGGTCAATACGCAGGCGCAGATCATTGATGACCTGCTCGATTTCTCAAGAGTGACTACGGGAAAACTGTCGCTGCGCGTCGCGCCGACAGACGTGAGCGCGATCGTCCGCTCGATTGCCGAGACGGTGCAGAACGATGCGACGCAGGCGGCAATCGACCTGCGGGTCGAACTGCCGGAAACCCCGATCCTGATCCGGGGCGACGCGGTGCGCGTGGAGCAGATCGTCTGGAATCTGGTTAGCAATGCATTGAAATTCACGCCGGCAGGGGGCCGCGTGACGGTGCGGCTGTCGCTTGAGGCGGGACAGGCCCGGATCGAGGTGGCCGACACCGGAGTCGGTATCGCACCCGACGTAATCGCTTCGATCTTCGACATGTTCCAGCAGGCACCGTCAGTTGCCCATCATACCCGCAGAGGTGGACTGGGCATCGGCCTGTCTCTTGTGCGGCAGCTCGCCGGGTTACATGGGGGCACAGTCGAGGCTGTTTCCGAGGGGCCCGGCCATGGTTCACGTTTTGTTGTCCGGCTGCCTGCCGATGCGTCGTTCAGCCGTCGGCAGGCAGGCAAGCGGCCGGCAGATCTTTCTGTGTTTCGGGGGAAAAGCATCCTTCTGGTCGAAGACTCACCGGAGGCGCTTGCGGCAATGTCGGACCTGTTTGCAATTTACGAAGCACACGTGACCGGAGCAACCACCGCTTCCGGCGCGTTGCAGACTGCGAAGCAGCAGACCTTCGATCTCGTCATTACCGATGTCACCCTTCCTGACTTCGACGGCTACTGGCTGGCGGGCAGCATAAAGGCCTTGCCGGAGTATGCGGCGGTGCAGATTATTGCAGTCACTGGCCGTCCCGTTGTGCAGGAAGAGCGACGCGCACGTGAGTCGGGCTGCGATGCATGCCTCGCAAAACCTTTCCACCTTGAGGCTCTCGCCGACATCGTCTGGCGAAAGGAAACGGGCGGCTCCAAGTGA
- a CDS encoding response regulator: MVDDYELGAQAVALALSFAGHEAQFAYGGEEAVRRLAFWIPDMAVLDINMPSPDGFELAATLRGSVATRDVYIIAHTSMDEDEVRAKAGLNDFDAYCQKGAGAAPLMDLISRAQSGG, encoded by the coding sequence GTGGTCGACGATTATGAGCTGGGGGCGCAGGCAGTGGCACTCGCCCTGTCCTTCGCGGGCCATGAAGCGCAATTCGCGTATGGCGGCGAGGAAGCTGTGCGGCGCCTCGCTTTCTGGATCCCCGATATGGCCGTTCTTGACATCAACATGCCGTCGCCTGACGGATTCGAGCTTGCTGCAACATTGCGCGGTTCAGTTGCAACCCGCGACGTTTATATCATCGCTCATACGTCCATGGACGAAGACGAGGTACGGGCCAAAGCGGGACTGAATGATTTCGATGCGTACTGTCAGAAAGGGGCCGGCGCGGCACCGCTGATGGACCTCATTTCGCGCGCCCAGTCTGGCGGGTGA